The stretch of DNA GCTGCTGGCTCCGCTGGCCCTCACAGCTTTGGCTCTCAAGCCAGCTGCACCCCCAGCCGATGCTAACCTCAGTAAGATTAAGCTGCCCGCCGGCTTTACCATCAGCTACTTTGCGCAGGGCGTAAAAAGCGCCCGGGAGCTGGCCGTAGGTCCCGATGGTACTGTGTACGTGGGCACCAAAGACGATAAAGTATTCGCCCTGCCCGACCGTAATAAAGATGGGCGGGCCGATGAGGTAGTAACCATTGCCACTGGCCTGAACTCGCCCAATGGAGTGGCTGTGCGCAACGGAGCCCTCTACGTAGCCGAAATCAACCGTATTTTGCGCTACGATAACATTGCCCAGCGCCTGAAGCAAAAGCCCAGGCCGGCCGTAGTCTATGATAAGTTGCCCAATAAAGACTGGCACGGCTACCGCTACATTGCCTTCGGGCCCGATGGTAAGCTGTACGTACCGGTAGGAGCGCCCTGCAACAGTTGCCTGCCTGAACAGCCCATCTACGCCACCATCAACCGCCTAAATCCCGATGGCACCGGGCTGGAAACCTTCGCGTATGGCGTGAGAAATACTGTGGGCTTCGATTGGAGCCCTCAGGACAAAACATTGTGGTTTACCGATAACGGCCGCGACATGCTCGGCGACAATCTGCCGGCCGATGAGCTGAACCGCGCCCCCAAGCCCGGCATGCACTTTGGCTTTCCGTATTACTTCGCCGGCGATGTGCCGGACCCTGAGTTTGGTAAGGGCAAATCAGCGGCTACGTATGCTAAGCCGGCCCGCAAGCTGGGGCCGCACGTGGCCGCACTGGGTATGAAGTTTTATACCGGTAAGAAATTTCCGGCGCAGTACCGCAACCAACTCTTTATTCCTGAGCACGGTTCCTGGAACCGCACCACCAAGCTTGGCTACCGGATTAGCCTGGTGCGCCTGGATGCCACTGGCAAGCAAGCTCAGAGCTACGAAACCTTCGCCGAAGGCTGGCTGCAAGGCAAGCAGGCCTGGGGCCGCCCCGTGTGCCTGCTGGTACTCCCCGATGGCTCCCTGCTCGTTTCCGACGACCAAAACGACGCCGTATACCGCATCAGCTATAAAGGGTAAAGGTGAAATGGTGAGGTTCTGAATTTGTGGAGGGAGTGACTCAGCCTCCTGGCATGGGTGCTAGGCCACTCCACAAATTCATAATCTCACCATTTCACTACGGCTCACGTACGCACTAAATCACAAATTCCCCTTTACTTGCCGCTCATGAAAAAGCAGCGTGAGCCAAAACGGATAGTGGGGCGGCGGGAGCTGGTAGATTTTCCGGCCTTTCAGCTGTGGGGAGTAGAAGCTAAAGTGGATACCGGTGCCTACACCGGCGCTATTCACTGTTCCAACATTCGGGTTGAAACCCAGCCGGACGGTCAGCGTTACCTGCACGTGCAACTGCTCGATACCTCCCACCCGGATTTTGATGGCAAGCCCATGAAATTCGCCGAGTTCTCGTTGCGCGACATCCGGAGCTCAAACGGCGAGATGCAAAGACGGTACGTAATTCAGGCTACCATCCGGCTGTTTGGGCAGGATTACAACACTGAGTTCTCGCTTTCTGACCGCTCCGACATGAAGTATCCCGTACTGATTGGGCGGGTATTGCTACGCCAGGCTCGGGTGGTGGTAGACGTGGCCCGGCTCAATCTCTCGTATAAAAGTCAGCTGGCGGCTGGCTAAGTGCCGCGCCGCTTGCAGCCCGCCTGTATCTTTGTGGCGCGCTTCTGCTCTACTATCCTCTTCCAAGCATCCTATCCAATGAAACTAGCGATTCTCTCGCGTGAGCCGAAGCTATACTCGACGACGCGCCTCGTGGAAGCCGCTACCCAACGCGGCCACGAGGCAGTAGTCTTGGACCATCTGCACTGCAACCTGGTTCTGGAGAAAGGCCAGCCCGGTATCATATATGAAGGCAAGAAGCTCGAAGGCTTTGACGCTATAATTCCTCGCATTGGCGCCTCCGTAACGTTCTACGGCTGCGCCGTAGTGCGGCAGTTTGAGATGATGAAGGTGCGTACGGCCGTAGAAAGCCAGGCCATAGTGCGCAGCCGCGATAAGCTCCGCTCTATGCAGATTTTGAGCCGGGCCGGCGTGGGCATGCCCAAAACCGCCTTCACCAATTACTCCGACGAGGTACCCGCCATGATTCAGCAGGTGGGCGGCGCGCCGGTAATCATCAAGCTCTTGGAGGGCACCCAGGGCCTGGGCGTGGTACTAGCCGAATCGGCTAAGGCTGCGCAGTCTGTTATTGAGGCTTTCCATAACCTGAAGGCCCGCATTATTGTGCAGGAGTTTATTGCGGAGAGCAAGGGTGCCGACTTACGTGCTTTTGTAGTAAACGGCGAAGTAGTAGGTGCCATGAAGCGCCAGGGCAAGGAGGGCGAGTTCCGCTCTAACCTGCACCGGGGCGGTTCTGGTACCTTGGTGAAGCTTTCCCGCGCCGAGAAGGCTGCTGCCCTGCTCGCTACCAAAGCGCTAGGCCTGGGCATTGCGGGCGTAGATATGCTGCAAAGCAAGCGTGGGCCATTGGTGCTAGAGGTTAATTCCTCGCCTGGCCTAGAAGGTATTGAGAAATCTACGGGCCTTGATATTGCTGGCAAAATCATTGAGTACACGGAGCAACTCACCCAAAAGAAGAAAGCCAAGCCGAAGGCTGTGAAAGCCACCAACTCTGAAGCGCTGCCCGACACCCAACCAGACTAAGTAGCGCGGCTAGGCCAGTACAGAAACTTTCCGGGTACTTCCTGGCATCACAGCAGGTCATCCGTAAGAGTGGGCAAGCCGAGGGTTTGTGCTCTTACGGATGACCTGCTCTAGTATGATCAGACAGAGGCCAACAACCTCCGTATACTGTAGTACTGGCCTGGCTCTATATTCGGTTGGAACGATAATTGACGCAGGGCGTGCTCTTTACTTAACGGTTCAGCTTGGGTGTACCTGCCTGATTGGTTGAACTGTAGTGCCACTGCTACTATTCTACCGCCTTGCTTACTGACCCCACCGCTGCCCCCGCTGATTTACTGCTCAATAATTTAGTTATTAAGCCAGGGCAACGGGTCTTAACTCGGCTGGTGATTTCCCGGTTGCCATCGGGTACGGTGATTGATATTCCGGTGCACGTATTTCGCTCCACAAAGCCTGGCCCCACGGTGTTGCTGCTGGCGGGCATGCACGGCGATGAAGTAAATGGCATTGAAACCATCCGGCGCATGATCCGCCGCGATTTGCTCCGGCCTCTGTGCGGCACCATTATCGCTATTCCTATTCTTAACATTTATGGCTTTCTGAACTTCTCGAGGGAGGTGCCCGATGGCAAAGATGTAAACCGCTCGTTCCCGGGTAACCCGCGCGGTTCGCTGGCCAGCCGCGTAGCTCACCGCTTTATGCGTGAAATCATGCCCCTGATTGATTACGGCATTGATTTTCATACGGGAGGCGCGGCGCGGGCCAACATTCCGCAGGTGCGCTGCCTGCTACATCAGGATGAGGAAACCGACGCCCTGGCGGCAGCTTTTGCGGCCCCTTTTACGTTGCACGCCCCGTTACGCCCCGGCTCCCTGCGCGAAACCGCCATGCAGGAAGGGCGCCGCATCATTGTGTATGAAACGGGGGAGTCGTTGCGCTTAGATGAGCCCGGAATTGAGCTGGCCATTGCGGGTACCTTTCGGGTGCTGCACCACTTGGGTATGGTGGCCGCCGCTGCCCCACCTGCCGCTGCCGGGGTGGTATGTATGCGCTCTACCTGGCTGCGGGCCCGGTACGCGGGCCTTTTCCGCAGCGACGTGCACCTGGGCGACTACATTGAGAAAGGCCAGGTATACGGTTCGGTGGCCGACCCCTACGGGGAACACTCCGTGCGGTTAGAGTCGCCGGTGGCGGGGTACATTATTGGCCTGAACCATATGCCCGTGGTAAATCAAGGCGATGCCCTCGTGCACGTGGGCCGAACGGACCTCTCCCCAAGTCGAGCCGACCTGGCAGCCCCCTACGAGGAAAAGCCCAACACTCCATTAGAGATAGATGATACCGACGAGGACGTGGTATAAACGGCGGGCTGAGTTTACCGTGGTGCGGTAGCCTAGTATAATCAGCGGGGCTTTTTTCGTTTCTTTGACCGGCGTTGCTCCCTGAGCAGCTTTCTTTCTCTCTTATTCATCGAATGAAAAACTCGCTTCAACTAGTACTTAACGCGATACTGTTTCTGGCAGTCGCCGTTTTATTTTACCTGCACTTTGCCAACAAGCCGGCGGCTGCCCCTGCCCGCCAGCCGGTAGCCGCTGTAAAAACGGATGATACTACGGCGGCTGCCGTTGTAACGGAAGAGCCCGCTGCCCTCACTGCCGTAGCCGACACCGACAAAGTGGCCTACGTAGAGTCAGGGAAACTGCTGGATGGTTACCAAGGCATGAAAGATGCCCGCCGCAGCTTTGAAGCCAAGGCTAAACGCTGGGAGGCTCAGAACCAAACGCTGGTACAGGGCTTCCAGAGTGCCGTGCAGAAATACCAGCAGCAGGCCGCTGGCATGACTGCCGAGCAGCGCGCCAACACGGAACAGCAGCTGCAGGGCCGCCAGGCGCAGGTAGCACAGGAGCAGGAAAAGCTGCAGCGCCAGGCACAGGAGGAAGAAGCCAAGATGACCCAGCAAGTGCTGGAGCGCATCAATAAGCAAGTAGAAGTATATGGCAAGCAGAACGGCTACCGCCTCATTCTGATTGCGGCCCCCAGCGGTACCATTGCCTACGGCCGCAAAGACCTGGACATAACTACCCCCGTACTCAAGCACCTGAATGCTGAGTACAGCAGCAAGAAGAAGTAACGCCCCTTAATAGGTAGCTTACAAGTGTAAAAGCCGAGGTGTACCACAGGGTAGGCCTCGGCTTTTTGCTTTCTAAACGGCTTTATTGGGTTGCACTATCAAGCAGTGAATGTAGATAGGCAGCCGGTTGCTGGGCGCCCATAACTTAATAAAAACCATCTGGCCCCTGTGGCTTATAGCTGGTGGTACAGGGCATGTATGGCAGAGCGTTGCCTGCGCGGCCTAAACGGAGCAAGAGTACTGGTGGTGCTATAACTAGAAGGCAGTCAAGCGGTGAAGCTTGGCAGTAGGATTAAACCCTTGGGCTTTTTAGCCGTCTAACAAGTAACCAGCCACACAATAGGTGGCTCTCCTGACCTATGAAAAACCACTTGAAATTTCCTGCTTTCTTCCTGGCTCTCCTACTCTCTGCCGCTACTCTCACGGGGTGCGTGGCTACGGCCCAGCCGGGCGGCGTGGTAGTGAGCCCCGCCCCAGCTCCATACCCTTATTATAGCTATGGCTACCCCTACAGAGCCCGGCCCTATTACCGCCCACGCCCGGCCCGGGTGGTAGTAGTTGAGCCGCGTCGGCCCGTGGTAGTGCAACCGCGCCGGCATGGGGTGGTACCGGCTCAGCGCCCCTACTACAACAGCTATAACGTACGCCCGCACCGCTCGTACCGGGTAAGATAAACGATAAGCATGCCAGCAAAAAAGCCCTTCTGCGCTAGCGGAAGGGCTTTTTTGCTGGTAAAGAAAACTGCGGAGTGGCCTAGAACACGAAGCGCAGGTTTACTGCGGCATCATTATAGAAACCAGTGTAGCCGTCAAATACCTCGAAGAAGGGCTTGTAATCGACGCCGATAACGAAGGGCAGGTCTTCCATTTTATACTCCAGGCCCAGGATAAGATCAGCACCGCCTACCAGGTAGTTGGTATCGTCGTTCCGGTAGATGTAATAGTAATCGTACTTCTTGCCGCGCCGAAAACGCTCGTCAGTGAAGTAGTAGCGGCCCCGGTAAGAGCCAACGTGCGCCCCGGCGCCATAGTAGAACTGCAGGCCCTTGAAATCATATACTGGCAAGTGCTTCTCCAGCATGAGCGTGAGGCGGCCGCCACGGGCTGCGTACTCGCGGGTAAGTAGGCCCTCGAAGGCTACATTGTTTTTGCCGCTTAAGAAGTGCTTAACGGAAAGGCCCGATGACCACCCGCCGCCGCGTAGGCCTATGCCGGTAGTGTAGCCGGCGCCCCCGCCACTGCTTTTTTTCTTGCTCTGCGCGTATGCTCCTTCAACACACCCCAGCAGGCCCAAGAACAACGAAATTAAAACCAGGCGCTTCATGCGTAAATAGAGTGGAATGGTGAAAGTCTGGCAAAAGTACAAGTTGGCTTCGAACTTTACCGTCTTACCGCGCTTATTGGCTGCCTGCTTTTGCAATAGCCTCAGAGGAATGAACCCGTATGCCGCCGCCCTCATCTTCGGCGGCGTGCAGCATGGCCCGGGCCACCGTATCGGCCCCGATAGCGCGGTAGGCACGCAAGGGGCCCACCAGCAGGGGGCGGAGCGCCCGTAGTAAAACGCTCCCAATTTGCTCGCCCAGCCGTTTTTCGAGGCGCTGGCCCAGGAGCAGGGAGGGCCGGAAAATATGAATGGCCCGGAAGGGAGCCTCACGCACGGTGTCCTCCATTTCGCCTTTCACCCGGTTATAGTAAAACCGCGAGCTGGCATCGGCCCCCATGGCAGAGATAAGCAAAAACTGCGCGGCAAAATTACCTGCCGTGAGGGCCGCCAGCTTCACCACGTATAAGAAATCAACCTTGTAAAAAGCCTCTCTACTGCCCGCCTGCCGCAATGTAGTGCCCAGGCAGCAGTACACGTCATCGGCAATGAGCTGCAGCCGGTGTTGCTCCAGTTGCTCCAGATCAAAGATGCGCTGTTCTAGCTTGGGATGTACCAGCGGCAAGGGGCGGCGACCAACAGCAATTACCCGCGAGTAACGGTCAGACGCCAAAAGCAAGGGGAGCAGCTGACTGCCTACCAGGCCACTTGCGCCAGCAATAAGTGCGGTTTTCTGCATGGTAACCCGCGCACGGCGGTGATAGGAAAGAGAAAAGAGCCGGCGCCTCCACCCGATACGTAAACCGCTCATGAACGGTGCGCCACTGCTGCGGCAGATACCAAATAAGGCTCGTCCGTTGCCCGCCCCCCCCAATGAGTACCTCCGCCTATCTAAAAACGACTACCGCTTACCAACAGCGGCCGTAGCTAGGCCAGTTGTGTGTAAGCGGTAGTAGGTAGTGCGCAAAGAGCGGGCTTGTTACTTTCCGGCCACTAGTCGCGTCTGCTCGGGCTCTAGCTGCACTTCTCCGCGCTTATACAGGGTGCCAAGGGCCTTCTTAAATACTTTTTTGCTCATGCCTAAGCGGCGGTAAATGTCTTCCGGTTCGCTTTTATCTCCCAGGGGAAGAGTGCCCCCAGCCTGGCGCAGAGCTTCCAGTAGGGTGTCGGCGGCGGCCAGGGCCTCATCGTAGCCGAGGCGCTGCAGGCTCAGGTCGAGCTTGCCATCGGGGCGGATGTGGCGGACGTAGCCGGTGTGCACGTCGCCGAGGCGCAGGGGTTTAAACACTTCATTGTGGTAGAGTAGGCCCTGGTGGGTGCCATCCACAATAACTTTGTAGCCTAAATCAGTTTCCTCGGCTACAAACAGGTCGGCGGTATCGCCTTCTTTCCCGGGGTAGGGAGCATCGCTCAGAAACCATTCCCATTTGGCAGAGGCCACAATGCGGTCGGAGGTATCATCGAGGTACACAAACACCGTGGCACGCTCACCGGGGCGCAGGTTACGGCGCAGGTTGCTGTAGGGCAGCAGCAAGTCCTTTTCCAGACCCCAGTCGAGGAAAGCACCGGTGGAGGTTACGTCTCGAACGGTGAGCGTTGCGAACTGGCCTACGCGGGCGTACGGCTCCAGGGTGGTGGCAATAAGGCGGTCTTCGGAGTCGCGGTACACAAATACGCGCAGCACGTCGCCAATCTGGGTGCCCTCCGGAATATACTTGCGCGGTATCAGCAGGTCGCCGTCGTCAGAAGTAAGGTACATGCCGAAGTCGACCTCGCGGGCTACTTCCAGTTCGTTGAAATCACCAAGATTCATAGGGTTCCGGTTATTGCTGGGCGGCTCAGGAGTGCTGCTTGCGCCCTGAGCCGTTGGGCAAAGGTACTTTTGAAAATGAGGAATACAGCCTGCGTAAGGAGTGGCCTACACGCCCCGCTGCCACCCAGCAGCTAGCACCCTACTGGTAGCGCACCGCACCCGGCTGGCCGAAGCTGAAGTCGCTGAAGTCATAGTACGGCCGCGAGTTCTCGAAGATGCGAATGCCGTTGGGCGTGCTCATGCCGCGCGGGTAAAAACCGAAGGAAATTTGCAGGGTGCGCAGGGCGGCGTATTCATTCCGGAAGCGAAGGCCAATACCGAAGCCCGTGTAGGGCGAGTCGTAGAGAGGCAAGGGGCGCTCGGGGTCTTTTGCGTTCAGCCACGCCACGTCGGCAAAGGCAATGGCCGCCATCCGGAACCCCAGAAACGACACTGGCGTGTACATGGTGGTTTCGTAGTTGACGACTACCCGGCTGGTGCCCAGCAATAGCTCGCCGGGCCGGAAGCCCCGTAGGCCATGCTCGCCCTCAATACTCAGCGGCCGCTCACCGAGCTGGCGGTTAAGCCCAATGATGTTGCGCGTCCAGAAGAAATGGCGCCACTGGTAGTTGCCCGTGTGGTAGAGACGCGTGAAGTACAGCAACTCCAGCCCCACGGAGCCCTGCTGCCAATCCTGGTCGTACACGCGCTGGTAGCTGCCTACCTCGCCGTTTACATACAAGTAGCCGTGTTGTGGGCTGTAGCGGGCGTAGGCCAGTCGGGCACCGTAGTAGCGGCGGTTGCTGCGCTCATTAAACTCGTAGCCCGTGGTAAGGCTGGCCAGCGTGCCCGTCGGGATGTCCTCAGTGCGCCCAAAGCCAAACAAGTACTTATCCTTATAGTAGCGGCGCACACTGTAGCCAATGGTGCCTAAGGTCAGGTTGGAATTATAGTCGTTGGGGTAGGCGCGCCGGTCGAAGCTGGTGCGGATGTTGCGCGCCGACACAATAAGGCGCCCGGGGTTCTCGTAGCCCAAGTCATAACTGCGCAAGTGAAAAGACCGGCCCAGCCAGGCATCCTGCACGTTGTAACGCTGCGCCTGGAAGATGTACGGGTCTTCGTCGGAGCCGTCGCCGGCCGTGGCCACAATGCCGTTTCGGCGCTGGTAGCTGATGGAACCGGCGTAGCGGGTATTAACCGAGTAAAAGTCGCGGCTGAAGCGCAGGGTAGTTTCTTCGTTGCGGGTTTCGTTGCGGTAGAGGGCCTGCCCATAAATAAAGTTCCGAAAGGGCACCAGGTAACTGCCGATGTAGCGCCAGCTCTGGGCGCCGGGGCCCGTATCGGTGCGGCCGTAGTCGAGCCGGTTCCGGATCTGGTGGCCCTGGCCCAGGAAGTTAATGTCGCGGAGGCCAATGCCGC from Hymenobacter taeanensis encodes:
- a CDS encoding NAD-dependent epimerase/dehydratase family protein → MQKTALIAGASGLVGSQLLPLLLASDRYSRVIAVGRRPLPLVHPKLEQRIFDLEQLEQHRLQLIADDVYCCLGTTLRQAGSREAFYKVDFLYVVKLAALTAGNFAAQFLLISAMGADASSRFYYNRVKGEMEDTVREAPFRAIHIFRPSLLLGQRLEKRLGEQIGSVLLRALRPLLVGPLRAYRAIGADTVARAMLHAAEDEGGGIRVHSSEAIAKAGSQ
- a CDS encoding ATP-dependent zinc protease family protein; protein product: MKKQREPKRIVGRRELVDFPAFQLWGVEAKVDTGAYTGAIHCSNIRVETQPDGQRYLHVQLLDTSHPDFDGKPMKFAEFSLRDIRSSNGEMQRRYVIQATIRLFGQDYNTEFSLSDRSDMKYPVLIGRVLLRQARVVVDVARLNLSYKSQLAAG
- a CDS encoding OmpH family outer membrane protein gives rise to the protein MKNSLQLVLNAILFLAVAVLFYLHFANKPAAAPARQPVAAVKTDDTTAAAVVTEEPAALTAVADTDKVAYVESGKLLDGYQGMKDARRSFEAKAKRWEAQNQTLVQGFQSAVQKYQQQAAGMTAEQRANTEQQLQGRQAQVAQEQEKLQRQAQEEEAKMTQQVLERINKQVEVYGKQNGYRLILIAAPSGTIAYGRKDLDITTPVLKHLNAEYSSKKK
- a CDS encoding PQQ-dependent sugar dehydrogenase, producing the protein MMIKRRFFPLLLAPLALTALALKPAAPPADANLSKIKLPAGFTISYFAQGVKSARELAVGPDGTVYVGTKDDKVFALPDRNKDGRADEVVTIATGLNSPNGVAVRNGALYVAEINRILRYDNIAQRLKQKPRPAVVYDKLPNKDWHGYRYIAFGPDGKLYVPVGAPCNSCLPEQPIYATINRLNPDGTGLETFAYGVRNTVGFDWSPQDKTLWFTDNGRDMLGDNLPADELNRAPKPGMHFGFPYYFAGDVPDPEFGKGKSAATYAKPARKLGPHVAALGMKFYTGKKFPAQYRNQLFIPEHGSWNRTTKLGYRISLVRLDATGKQAQSYETFAEGWLQGKQAWGRPVCLLVLPDGSLLVSDDQNDAVYRISYKG
- a CDS encoding CvfB family protein, coding for MNLGDFNELEVAREVDFGMYLTSDDGDLLIPRKYIPEGTQIGDVLRVFVYRDSEDRLIATTLEPYARVGQFATLTVRDVTSTGAFLDWGLEKDLLLPYSNLRRNLRPGERATVFVYLDDTSDRIVASAKWEWFLSDAPYPGKEGDTADLFVAEETDLGYKVIVDGTHQGLLYHNEVFKPLRLGDVHTGYVRHIRPDGKLDLSLQRLGYDEALAAADTLLEALRQAGGTLPLGDKSEPEDIYRRLGMSKKVFKKALGTLYKRGEVQLEPEQTRLVAGK
- a CDS encoding succinylglutamate desuccinylase/aspartoacylase family protein, producing MLTDPTAAPADLLLNNLVIKPGQRVLTRLVISRLPSGTVIDIPVHVFRSTKPGPTVLLLAGMHGDEVNGIETIRRMIRRDLLRPLCGTIIAIPILNIYGFLNFSREVPDGKDVNRSFPGNPRGSLASRVAHRFMREIMPLIDYGIDFHTGGAARANIPQVRCLLHQDEETDALAAAFAAPFTLHAPLRPGSLRETAMQEGRRIIVYETGESLRLDEPGIELAIAGTFRVLHHLGMVAAAAPPAAAGVVCMRSTWLRARYAGLFRSDVHLGDYIEKGQVYGSVADPYGEHSVRLESPVAGYIIGLNHMPVVNQGDALVHVGRTDLSPSRADLAAPYEEKPNTPLEIDDTDEDVV
- the rimK gene encoding 30S ribosomal protein S6--L-glutamate ligase, whose translation is MKLAILSREPKLYSTTRLVEAATQRGHEAVVLDHLHCNLVLEKGQPGIIYEGKKLEGFDAIIPRIGASVTFYGCAVVRQFEMMKVRTAVESQAIVRSRDKLRSMQILSRAGVGMPKTAFTNYSDEVPAMIQQVGGAPVIIKLLEGTQGLGVVLAESAKAAQSVIEAFHNLKARIIVQEFIAESKGADLRAFVVNGEVVGAMKRQGKEGEFRSNLHRGGSGTLVKLSRAEKAAALLATKALGLGIAGVDMLQSKRGPLVLEVNSSPGLEGIEKSTGLDIAGKIIEYTEQLTQKKKAKPKAVKATNSEALPDTQPD